The following are encoded together in the Plasmodium reichenowi strain SY57 chromosome 3, whole genome shotgun sequence genome:
- a CDS encoding hypothetical protein (conserved Plasmodium protein, unknown function), which produces MYITKDKNDENKRMDLDSYKNIIHNKKRGTGLLNNKELLDKGDIKKGVDIKEREGCLRQSYDIKNDLEEDVSVEDEDDSDYDVSFDDMLEKKEEDENYENEEEEDEEDDDDVLYEDEYDEEIRDINFNSYNNYYYRVFNNNEDGKNEIEELIKNNKFLNNKPSSHHEDELKKKEVMFEKYNKLLSSYKLKKEYNNKKENIGWGKEVVQSYHNNNQTKEIKLNNKKEEINNMSNVNDESPCYSCKSEDINYDDINNDKDFINDVLDRIDEIYNKECRYKNLKCVNNKNNKICINDLNLSIISEYLNVDISVFHKKTTVLLVGNTYSGKSSFINWIAENYVQNTNSINKKNEITYVDIKNNFTFNFKKLNNKYNQFGILNEMKNRNRAPNIYPGSYNDDQYVCNNNHNNNNNNNSNNNNNNNNNNNVDCRNNKITFSGEHCDYLFRPFRKLRENLKNVKKYIYGKISYQNDVTKYMNRINYVSFIDSTGINEMKDEEYDNILMNLTKYVDLVFIFIDSTKLSINKRLLRIINYIIDNQINKVTICLTKIDMIKKINLYRLVFYLTQYFLGNLNIFKYNLLNDKKENNEDNDNTPQWNDDHNYMINYYNNKDYKKRDPHFLYGDEFNDKPLYKKINNFLNRSMHSFQNVFLMPAVLKRMINTKHGKRKVKRNSCLGDATGVEGMAVGDLDEHDMYNEESILPANEDGVNKKNQNEEQEESLFKKILTKSYSSFKGKLMQNNLSDVDEEDVGYDKRISKNFILEGTGNDKEYIHTLDNVNNDLYDDRRSVYTSPQRNRYSNKNLRNEEHYKVDVKNKYNIKNMLNNMENTNYKKREYNNYYNYKGDNKDIFNKKTNKMCNNKKIKYVDCIKNISVFLGVLIFEVITTVYSLIHTSINTYLKTNGKKIINERKLQNLEDMKKEKWKYENNKNMDKDKNKNSLKILDFLTIYLPEITNCPLKREKWIYNKDDLNYELMKRNRLSCNLHFEHVKYNKDINDVNNYDKNNYHNDYNNDDDDIFRRSNKNDCNLQRRSIPVDFMLLDKRNEKNEIKEKYIDKRNYISNREGYVHKEHISHYDNKFYDSNKNNIKNIRHNNNINQYEENIEKDKYKYKYKYDYNYDYNNDMSSKNGVKNMRNFYYHDNFNNEKRNNEYFIKENNYYYDDDNMYKREMNNFHNNNVKELNMIHELLYKIDESINLKTNQSIYMLKKDLETIQNSCLKKIYENNEIIKKNKSLRIEKLKFYFFKYTAIFIGFIISLLRYDLLVYFSFIKPEILFSIFSKYFLFLSSYNKNSLFITINVILIIAYFSLYIRYNKRNYFKSLDKSDLNKIKIILLFTQIIFDEINQIHMKLLGKNGKK; this is translated from the exons ATGTATATTAcaaaagataaaaatgatgagAACAAAAGAATGGACCTTGATAGTTACAAGAACATcattcataataaaaagagaGGGACAGGTTTGTTAAACAATAAAGAGCTTTTAGATAAGGGGGATATAAAGAAAGGTGTTGATATAAAAGAAAGAGAGGGCTGTCTAAGACAAAgttatgatataaaaaatgacCTTGAAGAAGATGTTAGTGTTGAGGATGAAGATGATTCAGATTACGATGTGTCGTTTGATGACATgttagaaaaaaaagaggaGGATGAGAATTATGAAAATGAGGAGGAGGAGGACGAGGAGGATGATGATGATGTTTTGTATGAAGATGAATATGATGAAGAGATTAGAGATATAAACTTtaattcttataataattattattatagagtgtttaataataatgaagatgGTAAAAACGAGATTGAggaattaataaaaaataataaatttttaaataacaAACCAAGTTCTCATCATGAAGATGAgttaaaaaagaaagagGTGATgtttgaaaaatataataaattattatcttcatataaattaaaaaaggaatataataataagaaagaaaatatagGATGGGGAAAGGAAGTTGTACAGAgttatcataataataatcaaacgaaagaaataaaattaaataataaaaaagaagaaataaataatatgagtAATGTAAATGACGAAAGTCCTTGTTATAGTTGTAAAAGTgaagatataaattatgatgatataaataatgataaagatTTTATTAATGATGTATTAGATAGAATagatgaaatatataataaagaatgtcgatataaaaatttaaaatgtgtaaataataaaaacaataagATATGTATTAATGATTTAAATTTAAGTATTATAAGCgaatatttaaatgtaGATATTTCTGTATTCCATAAAAAAACTACAGTTCTATTGGTAGGAAATACATATAGTGGCAAAAgttcttttataaattgGATAGCTGAAAATTATGTACAAAATACTAATAGcataaacaaaaaaaatgaaataacCTATGTAgatataaagaataattttacatttaattttaaaaaattaaataataaatataatcaaTTTGGTATATTGAATGAGATGAAAAATAGGAACAGGGCACCTAATATTTACCCTGGAAGTTATAATGATGATCAATATgtttgtaataataatcacaataataacaataataataatagtaataataataataataataataataataataatgttgaTTGTAGAAATAATAAGATTACTTTTTCAGGTGAACATTGTGATTATTTATTTCGACCTTTTAGAAAACTAAGGGAGAacttaaaaaatgtaaaaaaatatatttatggGAAAATATCTTATCAAAATGATGttacaaaatatatgaacCGAATTAATTATGTATCGTTTATAGATAGTACTGGGATCAATGAAATGAAAGATGAagaatatgataatatattaatgaattTAACAAAATATGTAGATTtagtttttatatttattgattCTACAAAATTATCTATAAATAAGAGATTGTTaagaattataaattatattatagaTAACCAAATTAATAAAGTTACTATATGCCTAACAAAGATtgatatgataaaaaagatTAATTTGTATAGActtgttttttatttaactCAGTACTTTTTAGGAAACctaaatatttttaaatataactTATTAAACGAtaagaaagaaaataacGAGGATAATGATAACACCCCTCAATGGAATGATgatcataattatatgatcaattattacaataataaggattataaaaaaagggATCCTCATTTTCTTTATGGTGATGAATTTAATGATAAACCGTTATATAAGAAgattaataatttcttaAACAGATCCATGCATTCCTTTCAAAACGTTTTCTTAATGCCGGCAGTTTTGAAGAGGATGATAAATACCAAGCATGGCAAGAGGAAAGTAAAAAGGAACTCATGTTTAGGAGATGCCACAGGAGTAGAGGGTATGGCCGTTGGGGATTTGGATGAGCATGATATGTATAACGAGGAAAGCATATTACCAG CAAATGAAGATGgtgtaaataaaaagaatcAAAATGAAGAGCAGGAAGAAAGCCtatttaagaaaatattaacaaaGAGTTATAGTTCTTTTAAAGGGAAGTTAATGCAAAATAATTTGAGTGATGTTGATGAAGAGGATGTTGGGTATGATAAAAGAATATctaaaaattttattttggAAGGAACAGGAAATgataaagaatatatacatacattggataatgtgaataatgatttatatGATGATCGAAGAAGTGTTTACACCTCTCCTCAAAGGAATAGATATAGCAATAAGAATTTGCGAAATGAAGAACATTACAAGGTAgatgtaaaaaataaatataatataaaaaatatgttaaataatatggagaatacaaattataagaagagggaatataataattattataattataaaggtgataataaagatatatttaataagaAAACTAATAAGATGtgtaataataagaaaataaagTATGTTGattgtataaaaaatataagtgTTTTTTTGGGAGTACTTATTTTTGAAGTTATTACAACAGTGTATAGCTTAATTCATACAAgtattaatacatatttaaaaacaaatggaaagaaaattattaatgaaaggaaattacaaaatttagaagatatgaaaaaagagaaatggaaatatgaaaataataagaatatgGATAAGGATAAGAATAAGaattctttaaaaatattagatTTTTTAACTATTTATTTACCTGAAATAACGAATTGTCCTTTAAAGAGGGAAAAAtggatatataataaagatgatTTAAATTATGAACTTATGAAGAGGAATCGTTTAAGTTGTAACTTGCATTTTGAACATgtgaaatataataaagatataaatgatgttaataattatgacaagaataattatcataatgattataataatgatgatgatgatattTTTCGTAgaagtaataaaaatgattgTAATTTACAGAGGAGAAGTATACCTGTAGACTTTATGTTATTAGATAAAAggaatgaaaaaaatgaaataaaagaaaaatatatcgataaaagaaattatataagtAATAGAGAGGGTTATGTACACAAGGAGCATATATCCCATTATGATAACAAATTTTATgatagtaataaaaataatataaaaaatataagacataataataatattaatcagtatgaagaaaatattgaaaaggataaatataaatataaatacaaatatgattataattatgattataataatgacatGTCCTCTAAGAACGGAGTTAAGAATATGCgtaatttttattatcatgataattttaataacgagaaaagaaataatgagtactttataaaagaaaataactattattatgatgatgataatatgtacaaaagagaaatgaataattttcataataataatgttaaaGAATTAAACATGATACAcgaattattatataaaatcgATGAAAGTATCAACTTAAAAACCAATcaaagtatatatatgcttAAAAAAGATTTAGAAACGATCCAGAATAgttgtttaaaaaaaatatatgaaaataatgagataataaaaaaaaataaatccttaagaatagaaaaattgaaattttatttttttaaatatactGCTATATTTATAGGATTTATTATATCCTTATTAAGATATGATTTATTAGTATATTTCAGTTTTATTAAACCTGAAATTTTGTTTAgtattttttctaaatattttttattcttatcatcttataataaaaattctCTATTCATTACAATTAACgttattttaattattgcttatttctctttatatattagatataataaacgaaattattttaaatcCTTAGACAAAAGTGATttaaacaaaattaaaattatactCTTGTTTAcacaaataatatttgaTGAGATTAATCAGATACATATGAAGCTCCTTGGGAAAAATggaaagaaataa